In Pseudomonas sp. DNDY-54, a genomic segment contains:
- a CDS encoding cation:proton antiporter: MNFLEWMAVLGVLLLILALASAYLRWLPITTSLIYLGFGVLIGELGVGLWEMDFLHIASWMVHLTEIVVLVSLFVSGLKLRMPLRHRAWTSAYFLAGPIMLACIAGVALFCHYLLGLSWGIAVLIGAILAPTDPVLASLVQVNNSRDSDPVRYGLSGEAGLNDGTAFPFVVFGLLLVEQGTLAPGWVGEWALHRVVWAIPAGLLLGYLMGRLIGKLAIYLRARHADTSMSPNDSLALALIALAYVGAELIGAWGFLAVFAAGIGLRHAEKDAADESETPSEELIADAVPHLAEGGLTPRVLPLESEQITEPKVAAGVMMGDILTFGGQLERSLEVLLVTLLGVLVSVHWDWRAIPLALALFLLIRPLAVWVLMPRRCLDRTQRLTVGWFGIRGIGSLYYLSYAVTHGLLPEETETIISLVLSVVALSIVIHGLSTQPLLQRYERLRGQRPS, encoded by the coding sequence ATGAATTTTCTCGAATGGATGGCGGTGCTCGGCGTCCTGCTGTTGATCCTCGCGCTGGCGTCGGCGTATCTGCGCTGGCTGCCCATTACGACCTCGTTGATTTACCTGGGCTTTGGCGTACTGATCGGCGAGCTCGGTGTCGGGCTGTGGGAGATGGATTTCCTCCACATAGCCAGCTGGATGGTGCACCTCACCGAAATTGTGGTGCTGGTATCGCTGTTCGTCAGCGGGCTGAAGTTGCGAATGCCGCTGCGTCATCGGGCCTGGACCAGCGCGTACTTCCTTGCGGGACCGATCATGCTGGCCTGCATCGCCGGGGTGGCGCTGTTCTGCCACTACCTGTTGGGGCTGAGCTGGGGCATCGCCGTTCTGATCGGCGCGATCCTCGCACCCACCGATCCGGTGCTTGCCAGCCTGGTTCAGGTCAACAACTCACGCGACAGCGACCCTGTCCGCTACGGCCTGTCCGGTGAAGCGGGTCTCAACGACGGCACCGCGTTCCCTTTTGTGGTGTTTGGCCTGCTGCTCGTCGAGCAGGGTACGCTCGCGCCAGGTTGGGTGGGTGAATGGGCTTTGCATCGCGTGGTCTGGGCGATTCCGGCCGGTCTGCTGCTGGGTTATCTGATGGGCCGGCTGATCGGCAAGCTGGCGATTTACCTGCGCGCCCGGCACGCGGACACGTCCATGTCGCCCAACGATTCGCTCGCCTTGGCCTTGATCGCGCTGGCCTATGTCGGCGCGGAGCTGATCGGCGCCTGGGGTTTCCTGGCGGTGTTTGCCGCGGGCATCGGGCTACGCCATGCGGAAAAGGATGCCGCAGACGAATCCGAAACGCCGTCCGAAGAACTGATCGCCGATGCGGTACCGCACCTGGCCGAAGGCGGCTTGACCCCCCGCGTCTTGCCCTTGGAAAGCGAGCAGATCACCGAACCCAAAGTCGCTGCCGGGGTGATGATGGGCGATATCCTGACGTTCGGCGGGCAGCTGGAACGCAGCCTGGAGGTGCTCCTGGTGACCCTGTTGGGCGTGCTGGTATCGGTGCATTGGGATTGGCGGGCCATCCCGCTGGCGCTGGCGCTGTTTCTGCTCATCCGGCCCTTGGCCGTCTGGGTGCTGATGCCACGCCGCTGCCTCGACCGCACCCAGCGCCTGACGGTCGGCTGGTTCGGCATTCGCGGGATCGGCAGTCTTTACTACCTGAGCTATGCCGTCACGCATGGCCTGCTTCCCGAGGAAACCGAAACGATCATTTCGTTGGTGCTGTCGGTCGTGGCGCTGAGCATCGTCATTCACGGGCTCAGCACTCAACCCTTGCTGCAACGCTACGAAAGGCTCCGCGGGCAGCGGCCGTCGTAA
- a CDS encoding gamma carbonic anhydrase family protein, with translation MSIRTYQGHTPSLGERVFVDPSAVLIGDIQIGADSSVWPLTVIRGDMHRIRIGQRTSIQDGSVLHITHAGPYNPDGFPLTIGDEVTVGHKVTLHGCTLGSRILVGMGSIVMDGAVVEDEVIIGAGSLVPPGKTLESGYLYVGSPAKQARPLTDKERSFFSYTAGNYVKLKDQHLTDTPDA, from the coding sequence ATGAGCATCCGAACCTACCAGGGCCACACGCCCTCCTTGGGCGAGCGCGTCTTCGTCGACCCCAGCGCGGTGCTGATCGGCGACATCCAGATCGGCGCGGACAGCTCGGTCTGGCCGCTCACGGTGATTCGCGGCGACATGCACCGCATCCGCATCGGCCAACGCACCAGCATTCAGGACGGCAGCGTCCTGCACATCACCCACGCCGGGCCCTACAACCCGGACGGCTTCCCGCTGACGATCGGTGACGAGGTGACGGTCGGCCACAAGGTCACCTTGCACGGCTGCACCCTCGGCAGCCGCATCCTGGTAGGCATGGGTTCGATCGTGATGGACGGTGCGGTGGTCGAGGATGAAGTGATCATCGGCGCCGGCAGCCTGGTGCCGCCGGGCAAAACGCTCGAAAGCGGTTATCTCTATGTGGGCAGTCCGGCGAAACAAGCCCGGCCGCTGACGGACAAGGAGCGCAGCTTCTTCAGCTATACCGCGGGCAACTACGTGAAGCTGAAGGATCAGCATCTGACGGACACGCCTGACGCCTGA
- a CDS encoding aminopeptidase, with protein sequence MSKLKTALVDNRSVWWVPLLLAIGLNGCSTYYGQLAVGQLELLRQREPITAIIENPRTDAQMRQQLALVLRARRFASDALGLPDNQSYRVFADLKRPYVVWNVFATHEFSVAPLNHCFPIAGCVAYRGYFEPGRARGAAARLKVEGYDTLVAGVQAYSTLGWFDDPLLGAMLRWDDDRLIGLIFHELAHQQLYIAGDTAFNESYASFVEREGLRQWRERQGLSSPGETARRRYAQFSQLMLDTRARLSALYASDLDEPSMRASKRAEFMRLRQRYRQLRDGAWDGDGRFDRWMAQPLNNASLLPFGLYDGWVPAFAALFQKVGGDWQDFHARVETIGRLSSDERKRLLDSLF encoded by the coding sequence ATGTCGAAGCTGAAAACCGCCCTTGTCGACAACCGCAGCGTGTGGTGGGTTCCGCTGTTGCTGGCCATTGGTCTGAATGGTTGCAGCACCTATTACGGGCAATTGGCGGTCGGCCAGCTGGAATTGCTGCGCCAGAGAGAACCCATCACGGCGATCATCGAGAACCCGCGAACCGACGCGCAGATGCGCCAGCAACTTGCCCTCGTGCTGCGGGCCAGACGCTTCGCCAGCGATGCGCTCGGTCTGCCCGATAACCAGAGCTACAGGGTGTTTGCCGATCTCAAGCGGCCTTATGTGGTGTGGAATGTCTTTGCCACGCATGAATTTTCCGTGGCACCGCTAAACCATTGTTTTCCGATAGCCGGTTGTGTCGCGTATCGGGGTTACTTTGAACCGGGGCGCGCTCGCGGCGCGGCGGCGCGCCTGAAGGTCGAGGGCTACGACACGCTCGTCGCTGGCGTGCAGGCCTACTCGACGCTGGGCTGGTTCGATGACCCGCTACTCGGCGCCATGCTGCGCTGGGATGATGATCGGCTGATCGGCCTGATCTTCCATGAGCTGGCGCACCAACAGCTGTACATAGCGGGCGACACGGCCTTCAACGAGTCCTACGCCTCCTTCGTCGAGCGGGAGGGGCTGCGCCAGTGGCGCGAGCGGCAGGGCCTGTCGTCACCTGGCGAAACGGCGCGGCGGCGTTATGCACAGTTCAGCCAGCTGATGTTGGACACACGGGCGCGCCTCTCCGCGTTGTACGCCTCCGATCTCGATGAGCCTTCCATGCGGGCGAGCAAGCGAGCCGAGTTCATGCGGTTGCGCCAGCGCTATCGCCAGTTGCGCGACGGCGCGTGGGATGGCGACGGCCGTTTCGACCGCTGGATGGCGCAGCCACTGAACAACGCCAGCCTGTTGCCGTTTGGTCTGTACGACGGCTGGGTGCCTGCATTCGCGGCGCTGTTCCAAAAGGTTGGCGGCGATTGGCAGGATTTTCATGCGCGCGTCGAAACCATCGGGCGTCTGTCATCCGACGAGCGGAAACGCCTGCTCGACTCACTTTTCTAA
- a CDS encoding LLM class flavin-dependent oxidoreductase — MSRIEHTRFSTLDLAPIRDDGDAGLALRNSLALAQHVEALGFERFWVAEHHNMDGIASAATSVLIGYLAAGTSRIRLGAGGVMLPNHAPLVVAEQFGTLEALYPGRIDLGLGRAPGADQFTAHALRRDRMGSADDFPADVEELQMLLGPRQRNQRVIAMPGVGSNVPIWLLGSSLFSAQLAAAKGLPYAFASHFAPRYVHDAIRLYRENFRPSDVLDKPYVMLGVPLMTADTDEQAEYLATTAYQRILALIRGQSLVLVPPVQSMQGKWLPHEQDAVGNFLGMALIGGPEKIRARMEILLEQTQADELIFTCDFYEAADRHRAFEIVAGLR; from the coding sequence ATGTCCCGTATCGAACACACCCGCTTTTCCACCCTGGACCTTGCGCCCATCCGCGATGACGGCGACGCCGGCCTCGCGCTGCGCAACTCGCTGGCGCTGGCGCAACACGTCGAAGCGCTGGGGTTCGAGCGTTTCTGGGTAGCCGAACACCACAACATGGATGGGATCGCCAGTGCCGCGACGTCGGTATTGATCGGTTATCTGGCCGCCGGCACCTCGCGCATTCGCCTCGGCGCCGGCGGGGTGATGCTGCCCAACCACGCGCCCTTGGTGGTGGCCGAACAGTTCGGCACGCTCGAAGCGCTCTATCCCGGCCGCATCGACTTGGGCCTGGGCCGTGCGCCGGGCGCCGACCAGTTCACCGCGCATGCCTTGCGCCGCGATCGCATGGGCAGCGCCGATGACTTCCCCGCTGATGTGGAAGAGCTGCAGATGCTGCTTGGCCCGCGCCAGCGCAACCAGCGCGTGATCGCCATGCCCGGCGTCGGCAGCAACGTGCCGATCTGGCTGCTCGGCTCCAGCCTGTTCAGCGCTCAGCTGGCCGCGGCCAAAGGCCTGCCCTATGCCTTCGCCTCGCATTTCGCACCGCGCTACGTGCATGACGCGATTCGCCTGTATCGCGAGAATTTCCGCCCGTCCGACGTACTCGACAAACCCTACGTCATGCTGGGCGTGCCATTGATGACCGCCGATACCGACGAGCAGGCCGAGTACCTGGCCACGACCGCTTACCAGCGCATCCTCGCCCTGATCCGTGGCCAGAGTCTGGTGCTGGTACCGCCGGTGCAGAGCATGCAGGGCAAGTGGTTGCCGCACGAGCAGGACGCGGTGGGCAATTTCCTCGGCATGGCATTGATCGGCGGACCGGAAAAGATCCGCGCGCGAATGGAGATCTTGCTGGAACAGACGCAAGCCGACGAGCTGATTTTTACCTGCGACTTCTACGAAGCGGCCGATCGGCACCGCGCCTTCGAGATCGTCGCCGGGCTGCGCTGA
- a CDS encoding ferritin-like domain-containing protein, with protein sequence MATSAKLGHNVTGVQMSPKDTKSLLEAVEQIKPDVPGDSKGIMLERVKRAEEADRIGSVPVPGSAKGMLKSTFDMALGKSPELLVDKLGERLAFERSGVRLYDAMIAKAKALGPADSDLIQVLQHIRDEEFEHMNMVAEAIETLGADPTAQTPCADVAGVKAMGPMQVLTDPRTNLAQGMGALLTLELEDNAAWELLIELAEAGGHPNIAKGFQKAKEQEDDHLVKVKTLIRRDLLVQMK encoded by the coding sequence ATGGCGACTTCAGCGAAACTAGGTCACAACGTCACCGGCGTGCAGATGTCCCCCAAGGACACCAAGAGCCTGCTCGAGGCGGTTGAACAGATCAAACCCGACGTACCGGGCGATTCCAAAGGCATCATGCTCGAACGCGTCAAGCGCGCCGAAGAGGCCGATCGCATCGGATCTGTGCCGGTTCCCGGTTCGGCCAAGGGCATGCTCAAGTCAACCTTCGACATGGCGTTGGGCAAAAGCCCGGAGCTGCTGGTGGACAAGCTGGGTGAGCGGCTGGCCTTCGAGCGCAGCGGCGTGCGTCTGTACGATGCGATGATCGCGAAAGCCAAGGCGTTGGGCCCGGCCGACTCGGACCTTATCCAAGTGCTACAGCACATTCGGGACGAAGAGTTCGAACACATGAATATGGTCGCCGAGGCGATCGAGACGCTGGGCGCGGACCCTACAGCGCAGACGCCGTGCGCGGATGTGGCGGGGGTGAAAGCCATGGGGCCGATGCAGGTGCTGACCGACCCTCGGACCAATCTCGCCCAAGGCATGGGTGCCCTGCTGACCCTCGAGCTTGAGGATAACGCCGCTTGGGAACTGCTGATCGAACTGGCCGAAGCCGGAGGGCATCCGAACATCGCCAAGGGCTTCCAAAAGGCCAAAGAGCAAGAAGACGACCATCTGGTCAAGGTCAAAACCCTGATCCGTCGTGATCTGCTCGTCCAGATGAAATAG
- a CDS encoding bile acid:sodium symporter family protein, which produces MVKLRILFDNFTLALLAVVAIATVFPCEGRGAVFFEWLTAAAIALLFFMHGAKLSREAILAGAGHWRLHLLVFACTFVMFPLLGLALKPVLTPMVGDELYLGMLYLCALPATVQSAIAFTSLARGNVPAAICSAAASSLIGIFLTPLLVLLLMGVEGESGSTLDSIGKIVLQLLVPFIAGQIARRWIGAWVARNKTWLKTVDQSSILLVVYTAFSGAVVDGLWQIVPLGHLVGLTVACCLLLAIVLWLTSVLAKVFGFNLEDRITILFAGSKKSLATGVPMAQVLFATSAVGMIILPLMLFHQIQLMVCTVLAQRYARRPELPVESTATS; this is translated from the coding sequence ATGGTCAAGCTCCGCATCCTCTTCGACAACTTCACGCTCGCTCTGCTGGCAGTGGTGGCCATCGCCACGGTGTTTCCCTGCGAAGGCCGAGGCGCGGTGTTCTTCGAGTGGCTGACGGCAGCCGCCATTGCGCTGTTGTTCTTCATGCACGGCGCCAAACTGTCCCGTGAAGCCATCCTCGCTGGCGCCGGCCACTGGCGCCTGCACCTGCTGGTCTTCGCCTGCACCTTCGTGATGTTTCCGCTGCTGGGGCTGGCGCTCAAGCCGGTGTTGACCCCGATGGTCGGCGACGAACTGTATTTGGGCATGCTCTACCTCTGCGCGCTGCCGGCTACCGTGCAGTCGGCCATTGCGTTTACCTCACTGGCGCGCGGCAACGTGCCGGCGGCGATCTGCAGCGCGGCGGCGTCGAGCCTGATCGGTATCTTTCTCACGCCGTTGCTGGTGTTGCTGCTGATGGGCGTCGAAGGCGAGAGCGGCTCGACGCTGGATTCCATCGGCAAGATCGTCCTGCAACTGCTGGTGCCCTTCATTGCGGGGCAGATCGCCCGGCGCTGGATTGGTGCCTGGGTTGCCCGCAACAAGACCTGGCTCAAGACCGTCGATCAGAGCTCGATCCTATTGGTGGTCTACACCGCCTTCAGCGGCGCGGTGGTCGATGGCCTGTGGCAGATCGTGCCGCTCGGTCATTTAGTGGGGCTGACCGTGGCTTGCTGCCTGTTGCTGGCCATCGTCCTGTGGCTGACCAGCGTGCTGGCCAAAGTGTTTGGCTTCAACCTAGAAGACCGCATTACCATCCTCTTCGCCGGTTCGAAGAAGAGTCTGGCCACTGGCGTGCCCATGGCGCAGGTGCTGTTTGCGACCAGCGCAGTGGGCATGATCATTCTGCCGCTGATGCTCTTTCATCAGATCCAGCTGATGGTCTGTACGGTATTGGCCCAGCGTTATGCGCGTCGACCCGAGCTGCCCGTAGAGTCGACTGCGACTTCATAG
- a CDS encoding AraC family transcriptional regulator, with translation MSPIGQEAALITRLGELKALPRPVYGQLDSPPNLKLGYRHSHPWVQLSHAVEGVLEVRTDSGRFIAPPLRAVWIPAGITHQVFCAPDTCIRSLYIDRSVIRHAPEHCRVLQVSPLLRELIRHFSTLPEAYAEDGAEGRLVQVLLDQLGSAPEVELVLPLPTEPRLHRLCRSLQAQPESQEGLADWSRILGVSERTLSRLFLRETGLTFRAWRQRLRLLSALPALERGERVTDVALGCGYESLSAFIAAFREQFGATPGEFFRPGSSSAVGPVH, from the coding sequence ATGTCGCCAATCGGACAAGAAGCCGCGTTGATCACCCGCCTCGGCGAACTCAAAGCGCTTCCACGACCCGTCTACGGCCAGCTCGACTCGCCGCCCAACCTCAAGCTCGGCTACCGTCACAGCCACCCCTGGGTGCAGCTGTCCCATGCGGTCGAGGGTGTGTTGGAGGTGCGCACCGACAGCGGCCGCTTCATTGCGCCGCCGCTGCGCGCCGTATGGATTCCCGCGGGCATCACCCACCAAGTGTTCTGCGCACCGGACACCTGCATCCGCAGCCTGTACATCGACCGCAGCGTGATCCGCCATGCGCCGGAGCATTGCCGCGTGCTGCAGGTAAGCCCGTTGTTGCGCGAGCTGATCCGTCACTTCAGCACGCTGCCCGAAGCCTATGCCGAAGACGGCGCCGAGGGCCGACTGGTACAGGTGCTGCTGGACCAGCTGGGTTCCGCCCCGGAAGTCGAGCTGGTCCTGCCGCTGCCGACCGAGCCGCGCCTGCATCGGCTATGCAGGAGTCTGCAGGCGCAGCCGGAGTCGCAGGAGGGGCTGGCTGACTGGAGCCGAATCCTGGGGGTCTCGGAGCGCACCCTGAGCCGCTTGTTTCTCCGCGAAACCGGGTTGACCTTCCGCGCCTGGCGGCAACGCTTGCGGCTGCTCAGCGCCCTGCCGGCGCTGGAGCGCGGCGAGCGGGTCACCGACGTCGCGCTGGGCTGCGGCTATGAATCGCTGTCGGCCTTCATTGCGGCGTTTCGCGAACAGTTTGGCGCCACGCCGGGCGAGTTCTTTCGGCCCGGCAGCAGTTCCGCCGTTGGCCCTGTCCATTGA
- a CDS encoding HAD family hydrolase, producing the protein MQHSTILFDLDGTLTDPREGITRSIQHALAKLGIDEPDLAKLEPFIGPPLLQAFMEFYGFDEPRAWEAVGHYRERFKTVGLYENLLFDGVLEMLEHLRGQGRTLYVATSKPSVFAREIARHFAFDHHFKVIYGSELDGTRTNKVELIAHLIAEEALEPEHTLMIGDRKHDLIGAHRNGLQAVGVGYGFGSHDELMAESPAYYFATLPALRAAFG; encoded by the coding sequence ATGCAGCATTCCACGATTCTTTTCGACCTCGACGGCACCCTCACCGACCCGCGCGAAGGTATTACCCGCTCGATCCAGCATGCGCTGGCCAAGCTCGGCATCGACGAGCCGGATCTGGCCAAGCTTGAGCCCTTCATCGGGCCGCCGCTGCTGCAGGCGTTCATGGAGTTCTATGGCTTCGACGAGCCGCGCGCGTGGGAGGCGGTCGGCCATTACCGCGAGCGGTTCAAGACCGTCGGCCTGTACGAAAACCTGCTGTTCGACGGCGTGCTGGAAATGCTCGAACACCTTCGCGGTCAGGGCCGGACGCTTTATGTGGCGACCTCGAAACCCTCGGTCTTCGCCCGCGAGATTGCCCGGCATTTCGCCTTCGATCATCACTTCAAGGTGATCTATGGCAGCGAGTTGGACGGCACCCGCACAAACAAGGTCGAGCTGATTGCCCATCTGATCGCTGAGGAAGCGCTGGAGCCCGAACACACGCTCATGATCGGCGACCGCAAGCACGACCTGATCGGCGCGCATCGCAATGGACTCCAGGCGGTCGGCGTGGGGTATGGCTTTGGCAGCCATGACGAGCTGATGGCCGAATCGCCGGCGTACTATTTCGCGACGCTCCCGGCGCTGCGGGCGGCGTTCGGCTGA
- a CDS encoding alkaline phosphatase D family protein — translation MPNPAPSDALSALPPVLAGPLLRRLEAGRLVLWLVTSEPLPLRLLLQPEGEPLRSMALDGEACRPLRIGSSAWLQLIDVHLDPPLPVDRLIEYDLLIVRDGAELGMASWAPHLIHDGERRPAFVVRSRHDDLLHGSCRKPHHSAADGLVRVDALIKDARHTPERWPAALLMTGDQVYADDVAGPMLVAIHALIRRLGLYGECLEGATVANSDELMEHPATYYRREQLLPAFKSNEALRERFFGGVEKPVFTTSNAHNHLVSLGEVLAMYLLVWSPVPWTLIELQTPPLDKDMAQRYAREAACIDAFRQGLPQVARGLAHLPSLMIFDDHDITDDWNLSARWEETAYGHPFSRRIIGNALLGYLLCQAWGNDPGNCATPLQAVEALLASGEDGRLDCALHDQVVDELLQHGSWGYVLPSEPALVVLDTRTRRWRSERNLSRPSGLMDWEALTEFQQALLDHPSVIIVSPAPMFGVKLIETVQRVFSWAGLSLLVDAENWMAHRGAAQVMLNIFRHTRTPGNYVILSGDVHYSFAYEVHVRGRAAGPKIWQITSSGVKNEFPRRLLDLFDRLNRWLYSPRSPLNWFTKRRRVRVQPWLPSRSQSGERLWNGSGIGRVRLDAEGRPMRVEQINADSSPPVTFAPERD, via the coding sequence ATGCCCAACCCCGCTCCGTCCGACGCGCTTTCCGCCCTGCCGCCCGTATTGGCCGGCCCGCTGCTGCGGCGGTTAGAGGCGGGGCGGCTGGTGCTCTGGCTAGTGACAAGCGAGCCTTTACCGTTGCGTTTGCTGTTACAGCCCGAGGGCGAGCCGCTGCGCTCGATGGCGCTGGATGGAGAGGCCTGCCGACCGTTGCGTATCGGCAGCTCCGCCTGGTTGCAGCTGATCGACGTGCATCTCGACCCGCCACTTCCGGTCGATCGGTTGATCGAATACGACCTGCTGATCGTGCGTGACGGCGCTGAGCTGGGCATGGCCAGTTGGGCGCCGCACCTGATCCATGACGGTGAGCGCCGGCCGGCTTTTGTCGTGCGGTCCCGTCACGATGATCTGCTGCACGGGTCTTGCCGCAAGCCGCACCACTCCGCGGCGGATGGGCTGGTGAGGGTCGATGCGCTGATCAAGGATGCCCGCCACACGCCTGAGCGTTGGCCGGCGGCGCTGCTGATGACGGGCGACCAGGTCTATGCCGACGATGTGGCCGGACCGATGCTGGTGGCCATCCACGCGCTGATCCGCCGGCTCGGGCTCTACGGCGAATGCCTCGAAGGTGCGACCGTGGCCAACAGCGATGAGCTGATGGAGCATCCGGCCACTTACTACCGGCGCGAACAGCTGCTGCCTGCGTTCAAATCCAACGAAGCACTGCGCGAGCGATTCTTCGGCGGCGTCGAGAAGCCCGTGTTCACCACCTCCAATGCGCACAACCATCTGGTCTCGCTGGGCGAGGTCCTGGCCATGTACCTGCTGGTCTGGTCGCCGGTGCCCTGGACCCTGATCGAGCTGCAGACACCGCCGCTGGACAAGGACATGGCCCAGCGCTACGCCCGCGAAGCCGCTTGCATCGACGCGTTCCGCCAGGGGTTGCCGCAGGTTGCGCGCGGGCTGGCGCATCTGCCGTCGCTGATGATCTTCGACGACCACGACATTACCGATGACTGGAACCTCAGCGCGCGTTGGGAGGAGACAGCCTATGGGCATCCCTTCTCGCGGCGCATTATCGGCAATGCGTTGCTCGGCTATCTGCTGTGCCAGGCGTGGGGAAATGACCCCGGCAATTGCGCGACGCCGTTACAGGCAGTCGAGGCGCTGCTGGCCAGCGGCGAGGACGGCCGGCTCGATTGCGCGCTGCATGATCAGGTGGTGGATGAGCTGTTGCAGCACGGCAGCTGGGGTTATGTCCTGCCCAGCGAGCCGGCACTGGTGGTGCTCGATACCCGCACCCGCCGCTGGCGCAGCGAGCGCAACCTGAGCCGGCCCTCGGGGCTGATGGATTGGGAGGCGCTCACCGAGTTTCAGCAGGCGCTGCTCGATCATCCCTCGGTGATCATCGTCTCGCCCGCGCCGATGTTCGGGGTGAAGCTGATCGAGACCGTGCAGCGTGTGTTCAGCTGGGCCGGCCTGTCACTGCTGGTTGACGCTGAAAACTGGATGGCCCATCGCGGTGCGGCGCAGGTCATGCTGAATATTTTTCGCCATACCCGGACACCCGGTAACTACGTGATTCTCTCCGGCGACGTGCATTACTCGTTCGCCTATGAAGTGCATGTGCGGGGTCGAGCGGCGGGGCCGAAGATCTGGCAGATCACCAGCAGCGGCGTAAAAAACGAATTTCCGAGACGGCTGCTGGATCTGTTCGATCGGCTCAACCGCTGGCTGTATTCGCCGCGTTCACCGCTTAACTGGTTTACCAAGCGCCGCCGCGTGCGGGTCCAGCCGTGGCTGCCGAGCCGCAGCCAGTCGGGTGAGCGACTCTGGAACGGCTCGGGCATCGGTCGCGTCCGGCTCGACGCTGAGGGCCGGCCAATGCGCGTCGAGCAGATCAACGCAGATAGTTCGCCGCCGGTGACCTTCGCGCCCGAACGCGACTAG
- a CDS encoding dodecin — protein sequence MSDHHTYKKIEIVGSSRNSVDEAIQNGIAEASSKLQNVEWFEVGEIRGHVENGKVGHFQVTMKVGFRLANS from the coding sequence ATGTCGGATCATCACACCTACAAGAAGATCGAAATCGTCGGTTCTTCCCGTAACAGCGTCGATGAAGCCATTCAGAACGGCATTGCCGAAGCCAGCAGCAAACTGCAGAACGTCGAGTGGTTCGAAGTGGGGGAGATCCGCGGCCATGTCGAGAACGGCAAAGTGGGTCATTTCCAGGTCACGATGAAGGTCGGCTTCCGCCTGGCCAACAGCTGA